In Gemmobacter sp. 24YEA27, a genomic segment contains:
- a CDS encoding GNAT family N-acetyltransferase: protein MDPRYRDHFRPDPAQRPEVATLIRDRSAAGYGFFVARDSGGDLIGFASYSQFRAGAGYARSMEHTVILAPKARGRGAGRALMAAVETHAKARGAHLMVAAVSGENPQARLFHEALGYRHCGTIPGAGFKFGRYLDLILLAKEL, encoded by the coding sequence GTGGATCCGCGATACCGCGATCACTTTCGCCCCGACCCCGCGCAGCGCCCCGAGGTCGCGACCCTGATCCGCGACCGCAGCGCTGCCGGATACGGCTTTTTTGTCGCCCGTGACAGCGGTGGCGATCTCATTGGCTTTGCAAGCTACAGCCAGTTTCGCGCCGGGGCCGGCTATGCCCGCAGCATGGAACACACGGTGATCCTCGCCCCAAAAGCCCGCGGGCGCGGGGCGGGCCGCGCCCTGATGGCTGCGGTGGAAACCCATGCGAAAGCGCGGGGCGCGCATCTGATGGTAGCGGCGGTCTCGGGAGAGAACCCCCAGGCGCGGCTATTCCACGAGGCGCTTGGCTACCGCCATTGCGGCACCATCCCCGGCGCAGGGTTCAAATTCGGCCGCTATCTCGACCTGATTCTGCTGGCAAAGGAATTGTAA
- a CDS encoding molecular chaperone DjiA yields MSIWTRIAEALAALVRGEPLSVVFERLRGETSPEKSIGFTIAVIALGAKMAKADGEVSREEVTAFRRIFTVPDGEEAHAARVFNLAREDIAGFDAYARKIARLFNPEARRLCADDHHVLLDVLEALFQIALADGNYHPGEDDFLRHVAGIFGLDDGCFNAVRARLVEGAPRDPHDVLGIPHGASIDMARSAWKRLVRDTHPDVMTARGVPPEAVHLAERRLIAINAAWEELSGREAA; encoded by the coding sequence ATGTCAATCTGGACCCGCATTGCCGAAGCCCTTGCCGCCCTAGTCCGGGGCGAGCCACTTTCCGTGGTCTTTGAACGCCTGCGCGGCGAAACCAGCCCCGAGAAATCCATCGGATTCACCATCGCTGTGATCGCGCTTGGTGCCAAAATGGCCAAGGCGGATGGCGAGGTCTCACGCGAGGAGGTCACTGCCTTCCGCCGCATCTTCACGGTTCCCGATGGGGAAGAGGCTCATGCCGCCCGCGTCTTCAACCTCGCGCGTGAGGATATCGCGGGCTTTGACGCTTACGCCCGCAAAATCGCGCGCCTCTTCAACCCCGAAGCGCGCAGGCTTTGCGCCGATGACCACCATGTGCTGCTTGATGTGCTTGAGGCGCTGTTTCAGATCGCGCTGGCCGATGGCAATTACCATCCGGGCGAAGATGATTTCCTGCGCCATGTCGCGGGCATATTCGGGCTGGATGACGGCTGTTTCAACGCGGTCCGCGCGCGTCTGGTCGAAGGCGCGCCGCGTGATCCGCATGATGTGCTGGGGATCCCGCATGGTGCCAGTATCGACATGGCCCGCAGCGCCTGGAAACGGCTGGTCCGCGACACCCATCCCGATGTGATGACCGCGCGCGGCGTGCCGCCCGAAGCGGTGCATCTGGCCGAACGCCGGCTTATCGCCATCAATGCCGCCTGGGAGGAACTTTCCGGGCGCGAAGCGGCCTGA